One window of the Canis aureus isolate CA01 chromosome 1, VMU_Caureus_v.1.0, whole genome shotgun sequence genome contains the following:
- the IGLON5 gene encoding igLON family member 5 → MPPPTPGARLRLLAAAALAGLAVISRGLLSQSLEFSSPADNYTVCEGDNATLSCFIDEHVTRVAWLNRSNILYAGNDRWTSDPRVRLLINTPEEFSILITQVGLGDEGLYTCSFQTRHQPYTTQVYLIVHVPARIVNISSPVTVNEGGNVNLLCLAVGRPEPTVTWRQLRDGFTSEGEILEISDIQRGQAGEYECVTHNGVNSAPDSRRVLVTVNYPPTITDVTSARTAPGRAALLRCEAMAVPPADFQWYKDDRLLISGTAEGLKVQTERTRSMLLFANVSARHYGNYTCRAANRLGTSSASMRLLRPGSLENSAPRPPGPLTLLSALGWLWWRM, encoded by the exons GGCTGCTGTCCCAGAGCCTGGAGTTCAGCTCTCCTGCGGACAACTACACAGTGTGTGAAGGTGACAACGCCACCCTCAG CTGCTTCATTGACGAGCATGTGACTCGCGTGGCCTGGCTGAACCGCTCCAACATCCTGTATGCGGGCAATGACCGCTGGACCAGTGACCCACGGGTGAGGCTGCTCATCAACACACCTGAGGAGTTCTCCATCCTCATCACCCAGGTGGGGCTCGGCGATGAGGGCCTCTACACCTGCTCCTTCCAGACCCGCCACCAGCCGTACACCACTCAGGTCTACCTCATCGTCCACG TCCCCGCCCGCATTGTGAACATCTCCTCACCTGTGACAGTGAATGAGGGGGGCAATGTGAACCTGCTTTGCCTGGCCGTGGGACGGCCGGAGCCCACAGTCACCTGGAGGCAGCTCCGAG ACGGCTTCACCTCagagggcgagatcctggagattTCCGACATCCAGCGAGGCCAGGCTGGGGAATACGAGTGCGTGACTCACAACGGCGTTAACTCGGCGCCCGACAGCCGCCGTGTGCTGGTCACAGTCAACT ATCCTCCGACCATCACGGACGTGACCAGCGCCCGCACggccccgggccgggccgcccTCCTGCGCTGCGAAGCCATGGCGGTGCCCCCCGCGGACTTCCAGTGGTACAAGGATGACAGACT GCTGATCAGCGGCACCGCGGAGGGCCTGAAGGTGCAGACGGAGCGCACCCGCTCGATGCTTCTCTTCGCCAACGTGAGCGCCCGGCACTACGGCAACTACACGTGTCGCGCCGCCAACCGGCTGGGAACGTCCAGCGCTTCCATGCGGCTACTGC gCCCAGGATCCCTGGAGAACTCAGCCCCAAGGCCCCCGGGGCCCCTGACCCTCCTCTCCGCCCTGGGCTGGCTGTGGTGGAGGATGTAG